A part of Carettochelys insculpta isolate YL-2023 chromosome 1, ASM3395843v1, whole genome shotgun sequence genomic DNA contains:
- the TASL gene encoding TLR adapter interacting with SLC15A4 on the lysosome, with translation MLSEGYLCGIPYLYEDFLSSKCYSKQAAEEKAHEMSSLCGFTYSTMDETQSRSLFQRCRSVGKFFSSVHSKGSRQNGRPKETLLQTIQSTEFKRQTSPPRDMPGGSTSRDTYLVPSSCESICKNYNDLHIAGGHVMPIGSVTTDFACDSGLSPFLESSEIPPPMESIKMPPSDLIRKPTQGYSSCWRVSSIMQHPQPLSNSMLNDYLEQKVVELYKQYIMDSMVNSPSPTQIMASELIMTNVDQISMQISREGNMETTRAKDMVINCLLRLASGKLSTEISTPSLHISQ, from the coding sequence ATGCTGTCAGAAGGGTACCTTTGTGGAATCCCTTACCTTTATGAGGACTTCTTGAGTTCCAAATGCTACAGCAAGCAAGCAGCAGAGGAGAAGGCGCATGAGATGAGCTCCTTGTGTGGCTTTACCTATTCCACCATGGATGAAACGCAGAGCAGAAGTCTCTTTCAGCGGTGCAGGTCTGTTGGCAAGTTCTTTTCTTCAGTTCATTCCAAAGGCAGCAGACAGAATGGAAGACCAAAAGAGACTTTACTGCAGACAATCCAGAGCACAGAGTTTAAAAGGCAAACATCTCCACCTAGGGATATGCCTGGAGGATCCACAAGCAGAGATACCTACCTGGTTCCTTCTTCCTGTGAAAGCATTTGCAAGAATTACAATGATTTGCACATTGCTGGTGGTCATGTGATGCCAATCGGCTCAGTAACAACAGACTTTGCCTGTGACAGTGGGTTAAGCCCATTCTTGGAGTCTTCAGAGATTCCTCCACCTATGGAATCCATAAAGATGCCCCCTAGTGACCTCATTCGCAAGCCCACTCAAGGGTACTCATCATGCTGGCGAGTGTCTAGCATCATGCaacacccacagcccctctccaatTCCATGCTGAATGACTATCTAGAGCAGAAGGTAGTGGAGCTGTACAAGCAGTATATCATGGACAGCATGGtcaacagcccctcccccactcagatCATGGCCTCTGAGCTCATCATGACTAATGTAGACCAAATCAGCATGCAGATCTCACGCGAGGGAAATATGGAGACCACCAGGGCCAAGGACATGGTCATTAACTGCCTGTTGCGACTGGCCAGTGGAAAATTATCTACAGAAATAAGCACGCCTAGTCTGCATATATCTCAGTGA